The sequence AACAGTTCACCACCATTACACGCAGAGCCTTTGAGCAGCTAGTCAGCGAGAGGATAAATGAAAGACTGAAGGGTGCGATGGCGCCCGAAGCAATCTCTATCCATGAGTACACTCCAAGCATTGTTTCCGAGCAAGCTGCATCGGCAGCATCAAATCTCTCATCTGACAACACGGTTATTACCACCCCAGAGGAAATCGAGGGATTTCATGTTGTGCGCGCTATCGTTCGTGAACTCGTGCCTGGAAAGCGAGTGTTCATGAGAGATGCCCAAAGCTATTGCGCGGTTCTTCTTGATGACAACAACCGAAAACCGATTTGCAGAATCCGCTTCAATAATCTTCAAAAATTGCGGATTGGCGTATTCAATCAGAACAAGGAAGAGGAACAGATCGATATCAGCTCGATTGACGATATTTATGGTCTGGCCGACAAGATCAAGGAAGCGGTTGCCGCTTATCTACCGCAAGAGGCGTAGCTGCTTCTTAATTTAAGTCAATATCTCTCTTAATTGACCTACCTCCCTTAAGCTCAGCTAGCCATTTTTTGTAGGTCATACCTGTGACATGCTTGACCTCCGTGTGTACCACGATATGCGTTACCCACTTTCGAAATGGCAGCACGCAAAAAACAGGATCTACCGGAGAAGGCTTGCGTGCAATGCGGCAGGCCATTCCGTTGGCGTAAGAAGTGGGAGAAGGTGTGGCACGAAGTGAAGTACTGCTCGGACCGATGCCGCGGCGATAGCAAGCGGCACCGACCCGCGCCTTAACGCGCTGGATTATCGCGTGCGCCGCCGGCGAGCAGGCAGGGTCGGTGTCTGGATCGCTATGTCGCAAGCGTCCGCTTAAGTTGCGCCGCGCTGTACCCGCCGTAGACGCCTGGGTGCTGACTGCTGGCAATGTCTTCTGGGCCCCGGCCTGATAAGGCCGCTGCTCCATTGCGGCCACGCTTCTGACGCTGGCGTAGCGTGGCCCGATGAGGGAGTTCCGCCGGCCGTGGCTATTGCTTTGTGGCCGTTCGTTTCGTGGCACCCGGCTTGCTCGCAAGCGTGGTGCTTCTGCGTTTGCTGGCCACTGCCATGTTGTCGACCAGGTTCGGATAAGACCGGCCTGCGGCTTTGGCGCGCTTTTTGGCCTTGGCCTTTTGAGCAGGAGACAGCGATGTTGAGGCCGACTTTTTGACCGGATTGGGCTTGGCCCAAGGCACTGATTTTTTCGTGCCGCTCGGACTTGAGCCACGCGCGGTAACACG comes from Xanthomonas vesicatoria ATCC 35937 and encodes:
- a CDS encoding DUF2256 domain-containing protein; amino-acid sequence: MAARKKQDLPEKACVQCGRPFRWRKKWEKVWHEVKYCSDRCRGDSKRHRPAP